In one Gracilinanus agilis isolate LMUSP501 chromosome 6, AgileGrace, whole genome shotgun sequence genomic region, the following are encoded:
- the LOC123251712 gene encoding olfactory receptor 4B1-like, with translation MAIINNVTQLIFTGLFQDQEVQRGCFVVFLPMYIATMLGNGLIILTVNMSKTLNSPMYFFLSHLSLIEICYSSTVVPKLISGLLAENNTISLDGCITQIFFFHFFGVAEILLLTVMAYDRYVAICKPLHYMTIMSRPVCRVLVFSCWMAGIFHSVIQILITVRLPFCGPNVIDHYFCDLNPLFKLACTDTFVEGVIVFANSGLITLFFFLLLIFSYVVILVHLRNQSAEGRRKALSTCGSHITVVLLFFVPATFLYLRPSSTYAEDKLLSVFYTVLTPMLNPVIYTLRNTEVKNAMRRLWGKK, from the coding sequence ATGGCCATAATAAACAACGTGACCCAGTTAATCTTTACAGGACTCTTTCAGGATCAAGAAGTACAGAGAGGATGCTTTGTAGTTTTTCTGCCGATGTACATAGCCACAATGTTGGGCAATGGCCTCATCATCTTGACTGTCAACATGAGCAAGACTCTGAACTCCCCCATGTACTTCTTCCTCAGCCATCTGTCCCTAATAGAGATCTGTTACTCTTCTACAGTCGTTCCTAAATTAATTTCTGGCTTATTAGCTGAGAACAATACCATCTCTTTGGATGGCTGCATCACCCAGATCTTCTTTTTCCACTTCTTTGGAGTTGCTGAGATCCTCCTGCTCACGGTGATGGCCTATGATCGATATGTGGCCATCTGTAAACCTCTCCATTACATGACTATCATGAGCCGTCCTGTGTGTCGTGTGctggtgtttagttgctggatGGCTGGCATTTTTCATTCTGTGATTCAGATTCTCATTACGGTTCGGTTGCCCTTCTGTGGTCCCAATGTGATTGATCACTATTTCTGTGACCTCAATCCATTGTTCAAGCTTGCTTGCACTGATACTTTTGTGGAAGGGGTTATCGTGTTTGCCAATAGTGGTCTAATCACtttattcttcttcctcctcttgatTTTTTCTTATGTTGTTATCTTGGTTCACTTGAGAAACCAGTCAGCAGAGGGGAGACGTAAGGCCCTCTCAACTTGTGGCTCTCACATTACTGTTGTTCTCTTATTCTTTGTTCCTGCCACTTTTCTCTACTTGAGACCCTCTTCTACTTATGCTGAAGATAAACTTCTGTCTGTGTTCTATACAGTGCTTACTCCAATGTTGAACCCAGTCATCTATACCTTGAGAAATACTGAAGTGAAGAATGCTATGAGGAGgttgtggggaaaaaaatga